A genomic region of Zea mays cultivar B73 chromosome 6, Zm-B73-REFERENCE-NAM-5.0, whole genome shotgun sequence contains the following coding sequences:
- the LOC541640 gene encoding legumin 1 precursor → MAAAIVLSGQVRPLPSSLPLSLLLLLLLCCSGTSWGWSTSRGGAARECGFDGKLEALEPRHKVQSEAGSVQYFSRFNEADRELTCAGIFAVRVVVDAMGLLLPRYSNVHSLVYIVQGRGIIGFSFPGCQEETQQQQYGYGYGYGHHHHQHDHHKIHRFEQGDVVAMPAGAQHWLYNDGDAPLVAVYVFDENNNINQLEPSMRKFLLAGGFSKGQPHFAENIFKGIDARFLSEALGVSMHVAEKLQSRRDQRGEIVRVEPEHGFHQLNPSPSSSSFSFPSSQVQYQTCQRDVDRHNVCAMEVRHSVERLDQADVYSPGAGRITRLTSHKFPVLNLVQMSAVRVDLYQDAIMSPFWNFNAHSAMYGIRGSARVQVASDNGTTVFDDVLRAGQLLIVPQGYLVATKAQGEGFQYIAFETNPDTMVSHVAGKNSVLSDLPAAVIASSYAISMEEAAELKNGRKHELAVLTPAGSGSYQQGQAGSAQQ, encoded by the exons ATGGCGGCGGCAATAGTACTCTCCGGCCAGGTGCGGCCGCTTCCCTCGTCGCTGCCCCTGTCCCTGCTGCTGCTCCTCCTCCTGTGCTGCTCCGGCACCTCGTGGGGATGGAGCACGTCCCGGGGAGGAGCCGCCAGGGAGTGCGGCTTCGATGGCAAGCTGGAGGCCCTGGAGCCGCGCCACAAGGTGCAGTCTGAGGCCGGCTCCGTCCAGTACTTCAGCCGGTTCAACGAAGCCGACCGGGAGCTCACCTGCGCCGGCATCTTCGCCGTCCGCGTCGTCGTCGACGCCATGGGCCTCCTGCTCCCTCGATACTCCAACGTCCATTCGCTTGTCTACATCGTCCAAG GGAGAGGGATCATTGGGTTCTCGTTTCCGGGATGCCAAGAGGAgacccagcagcagcagtatggaTACGGATATGGATATGGACACCATCACCATCAGCATGACCACCACAAGATCCACCGATTCGAGCAGGGCGACGTGGTGGCCATGCCGGCCGGCGCCCAGCACTGGCTGTACAACGACGGCGACGCGCCGCTTGTGGCGGTCTACGTCTTCGACGAGAACAACAACATCAACCAGCTCGAGCCTTCCATGAGG AAATTCTTGCTGGCTGGGGGCTTCAGCAAGGGGCAGCCCCACTTCGCCGAGAACATCTTCAAAGGGATCGACGCCCGGTTCCTGAGCGAAGCCCTGGGCGTCAGCATGCACGTCGCCGAGAAGCTGCAGAGCCGGCGTGACCAGCGAGGCGAGATCGTCCGCGTGGAGCCGGAGCACGGCTTTCACCAGCTGaatccgtcgccgtcgtcgtcgtcgttttcGTTCCCATCGTCACAAGTCCAGTACCAAACGTGCCAGCGCGACGTCGACAGGCACAACGTCTGCGCCATGGAGGTGAGGCACAGCGTCGAACGGCTGGACCAGGCCGACGTCTACAGCCCTGGGGCTGGGAGGATCACACGCCTCACCAGCCACAAGTTCCCCGTCCTCAACCTCGTACAGATGAGCGCGGTGCGGGTAGACCTGTACCAGGACGCCATCATGTCGCCGTTCTGGAACTTCAACGCCCACAGCGCCATGTACGGCATCAGGGGCAGTGCAAGGGTCCAGGTCGCCAGCGACAACGGGACCACGGTGTTCGACGACGTGCTCCGTGCGGGGCAGCTGCTCATCGTACCCCAGGGCTACCTCGTCGCCACCAAGGCGCAGGGAGAAGGCTTCCAGTACATCGCCTTCGAGACGAACCCTGACACCATGGTCAGCCACGTCGCCGGGAAGAACTCCGTCCTGAGCGACTTGCCGGCCGCCGTCATCGCCAGCTCGTATGCCATCTCCATGGAGGAAGCTGCAGAGCTCAAGAACGGTAGGAAGCATGAGCTGGCTGTGCTTACTCCTGCTGGCAGTGGCAGCTACCAACAAGGTCAAGCTGGCAGCGCCCAACAGTAG
- the LOC100216676 gene encoding Zinc finger transcription factor YY1-like → MEYPATAAGSGSHKYYYPQQHSHSQPQALRRPPRPAARWVKQWIPQDLASSGGKCSLFKWVREDGYRNSKDNPRVLDVEAPKPEPTTEILFLCSYENCGKTFVDVSALRKHASVHNEKQYICNEPNCGKKFVDSSKLKRHYLTHTGQKDFVCPHPGCGKAFSLDFNLRSHLKTHALENYHICPFPACGKRFTSDFKLGAHVKSHEKTGTPIAVQHAPAPPAEKPRVAPKPPTPATTSYADRPYVCPYEGCDKAYIHSYKLNLHLKTQHPEHGQEENGKVGASGGQHAANEHTYQYNYAEVGEIAPNPKRSKTNHGHKVHSSKAYNAKVSRAMPSDIGVRNQWPGKATYQDDSEETEEDGGNNIEDGWRYGNNDDDEETPDED, encoded by the exons ATGGAGTACCCGGCGACGGCCGCCGGATCGGGGAGCCACAAGTACTACTACCCGCAGCAGCACTCGCACTCACAGCCGCAGGCGCTTCGCCGCCCGCCGCGCCCCGCCGCTCGGTGGGTCAAGCAATG GATCCCGCAGGATCTCGCGTCCTCCGGCGGCAAATGCTCGCTCTTCAAGTGGGTCAGAG AGGATGGGTACAGAAACTCCAAGGACAACCCCAGAGTGTTAGATGTAGAAGCCCCCAAGCCTGAACCCACCACGGAGATCCTCTTCCTCTGCAGCTACGAGAACTGCGGCAAGACCTTTGTTGATGTCAGCGCGCTCCGCAAGCATGCTAGCGTGCACAACGAGAAGCAGTATATATGCAACGAGCCCAACTGTGGGAAG AAATTTGTTGATAGCTCCAAGTTGAAGAGGCATTATCTTACCCACACAGGACAAAAGGATTTTGTCTGTCCACATCCAGGCTGTGGTAAG GCCTTCTCATTGGATTTTAACCTACGGTCACACCTAAAAACACATGCATTGGAGAATTATCACATATGCCCTTTCCCAGCATGTGGCAAAAGATTTACAAGTGACTTCAAACTAGGAGCACATGTCAAGTCACATGAAAAG ACTGGAACTCCTATTGCAGTGCAGCATGCGCCAGCGCCACCAGCAGAAAAACCGCGTGTCGCCCCAAAGCCTCCGACTCCAGCAACCACAAGCTATGCTGATCGGCCATATGTCTGCCCCTATGAAGGTTGTGACAAAGCATACATTCACAGTTACAAATTGAACCTTCATCTAAAAACTCAGCACCCTGAACACGGTCAAGAGGAAAACGGTAAGGTCGGTGCTTCTGGTGGGCAGCATGCTGCGAACGAACACACTTACCAGTATAACTATGCCGAGGTTGGCGAGATTGCACCAAACCCCAAAAGGAGCAAGACGAATCATGGGCACAAGGTCCACTCATCCAAAGCCTACAATGCCAAGGTTTCGAGAGCAATGCCTTCTGACATTGGCGTCAGGAACCAGTGGCCAGGTAAAGCTACGTACCAAGATGATAGTGAAGAGACGGAAGAAGATGGAGGCAACAACATTGAAGATGGCTGGAGATATGGCAACAATGATGACGATGAGGAAACACCAGATGAAGATTGA